The proteins below are encoded in one region of Brassica napus cultivar Da-Ae chromosome A6, Da-Ae, whole genome shotgun sequence:
- the LOC106385617 gene encoding protein DETOXIFICATION 9: protein MKSTEAPLLVKNKQQSEEEERERIRWEKMKKVASMAAPMVAVNMSQFLLQATSTMIVGHRNELSLAGIALGSSFANVTGFGILFGLSGALETLCGQAFGAEQYQNLGPYTFTSMVYLLIIAFPISILWIFMNQILILLHQDPQVAELASVYCLWLIPALFGYSVLESLVRYFQSQSLIFPMVLSSLATLSFHVPLCWLMVHRFEFGVKGAAVSIGISYWLNAVFLWVYMKRSQTCLKTRIYMSKDAFLHTKIFFQFAVPSAMMCCLEWLAFEVITLLSGLLPNSKLETSVISICLTTSTLHYNLVNGIGDAASTNVANELGAGNPRGAHDSASAAVIIAAVESVIVSSTLLLSRNVWPYAYSNVEEVTRYVTKMTPILCISILMDSFVIVLSGIVRGTGWQKIGAYVNIASYYIIGIPIGLLLCFHLHFNGKGLWAGLVSGSTLQTLILFLVVGFTNWTKEANKARERILDEKVRRDDSFVN, encoded by the exons ATGAAGAGTACTGAAGCTCCATTACTGGTGAAGAACAAACAacaatcagaagaagaagagagagagaggataagatgggagaagatgaagaaagttGCTTCAATGGCTGCTCCAATGGTCGCCGTGAACATGTCTCAGTTTCTTCTTCAAGCAACTTCTACGATGATTGTCGGTCACCGGAACGAACTCTCCCTTGCCGGAATCGCTCTTGGAAGCTCATTTGCTAACGTCACCGGCTTTGGTATCCTC TTTGGTCTTTCAGGTGCATTGGAAACACTATGTGGCCAAGCATTTGGAGCAGAACAATATCAGAATCTTGGACCCTACACTTTCACGTCAATGGTTTATCTCTTGATTATCGCTTTTCCGATTTCGATTCTTTGGATATTCATGAACCAGATCTTGATTCTTCTTCACCAAGACCCTCAAGTAGCTGAGTTAGCATCTGTTTACTGCCTCTGGCTCATACCGGCATTATTCGGTTACTCGGTTCTCGAGTCGCTGGTTCGATACTTTCAGTCACAAAGCTTGATATTTCCTATGGTGTTGAGCTCTCTAGCTACTCTCTCTTTCCATGTTCCTCTCTGTTGGCTAATGGTTCACAGATTTGAGTTTGGAGTCAAAGGAGCGGCTGTGTCTATCGGTATATCCTACTGGCTTAACGCGGTTTTCCTTTGGGTTTACATGAAACGCTCTCAAACGTGCTTGAAAACGCGGATTTATATGTCCAAGGATGCGTTTCTTCACACGAAAATCTTCTTTCAATTTGCGGTTCCTTCTGCGATGATGTGTTG CCTTGAGTGGTTAGCTTTCGAGGTGATAACTTTGCTCTCCGGTCTTCTTCCCAACTCAAAGCTCGAAACTTCGGTTATCTCGATTTG TCTCACGACCTCTACTTTGCACTACAATTTGGTAAATGGAATCGGTGATGCTGCGag TACCAATGTGGCGAATGAGCTAGGAGCTGGGAACCCACGAGGGGCTCATGATTCTGCTTCAGCCGCGGTTATAATTGCAGCTGTTGAATCAGTCATTGTGAGCTCTACTCTCTTGTTATCTCGGAATGTATGGCCTTATGCTTACAGCAATGTGGAGGAAGTAACTCGCTATGTGACCAAGATGACTCCCATTCTTTGCATTTCAATCCTCATGGACAGCTTCGTGATCGTCCTCTCCG GGATTGTGAGAGGAACAGGGTGGCAGAAAATTGGGGCTTATGTGAACATAGCTTCATATTATATCATTGGTATTCCTATTGGACTTCTATTGTGTTTTCATCTTCACTTCAATGGGAAAGGACTCTGGGCTGGTTTAGTCTCAGGATCAACACTACAAACTCTAATCCTCTTTCTTGTTGTTGGGTTCACCAATTGGACCAAAGAG GCAAACAAAGCTAGGGAGAGAATACTTGATGAGAAAGTAAGGAGAGATGACTCATTTGTTAATTGA